A region from the Calditrichota bacterium genome encodes:
- a CDS encoding T9SS type A sorting domain-containing protein produces the protein MRATAVKAGSLVYETDGFVALDVSAVTVPTEFYLGQNYPNPFNSTTRFAYGLPEASRVTVRLYDVSGRESAVLVDGQRAAGHHTLAIEGRDLAAGIYLVKMEAGSFSAIRKVMLVK, from the coding sequence CTGCGTGCGACGGCGGTGAAGGCCGGGTCGCTGGTCTATGAGACCGACGGGTTTGTGGCGCTGGACGTTTCGGCGGTGACGGTTCCGACTGAGTTCTATCTGGGTCAGAACTACCCGAATCCGTTCAATTCGACGACGCGGTTTGCGTATGGTCTTCCGGAGGCATCGCGGGTGACGGTCCGGCTCTATGATGTATCGGGTCGTGAGTCGGCGGTGTTGGTGGATGGACAGCGTGCCGCGGGGCATCACACGCTTGCGATTGAGGGACGCGATCTGGCGGCGGGCATCTATCTGGTGAAGATGGAAGCCGGCTCGTTCAGCGCCATCCGCAAGGTGATGCTGGTGAAGTAA